Genomic DNA from Patescibacteria group bacterium:
TGCCGAGCAACATTGGCACGAAGATCTTACCAGCTGCGTCTGGGTTGCGGCCGATGCTGTTCATAGCAGCGTAGCCAATCAAACCAATGCTGAAGGCTGGAGCAAAACCACCAACTGCGATAGCCAAGGCCTTAGCAATTAACAACATCGTTTCTGCGTTCATAACGTATACATTTAATGGTTATAACTTACGGCTTGGAGACTAGGGGTATCTGCCCTAACCTGCAACCCGCAACCTGTAACCAGCAACCTGTAACCAATCGAATTAGTGCGCCTTGGCCTCGTGATGTTCCTCGTCCCCATGTCCGTGCGAGTCCGTGGCCACGGTCAAGAACGCCAAGACAAGGATAGAGAACACCGTGGCCTGAATAGCGCCGACGAGAATCTCCAAGAACATGAAAGGGATAGGAAGAACAAACGAAAACAAACTCATCATCACGCCGATTAAAATTTCTCCAGCAAAAACGTTGCCGAACAAACGTAGCGACAGCGAAACAATTTTAGCGAATTCACTCACGATCTCAATGAGCCCTACGCCGAACTCAATGATAGCCACTGCAATGGCCGTTGGCCCCTTAGGAATAGCTAGGAAGATGCCGCGAATGTTCATGAATTTGCTGCCGTAGTTTACGAGCCCAGTAGCTTTCACTCCGGCAATCTGCACAATGGCCACGGAAAAAACCGCGATCGCCAGGGTAAAGTTCAAGTCAGCTGCGGCTGGTCTAAAAAGCGGCAAAAAACCATGCTCACCACCGGTCCAACCGATTGTTCCTGTACCCGGCAACAAGCCCATCCAATTGTTCACTAGGATGTACAAAAACAAAGTGGCGACCACCGGAAAGAACATGAGGGCTCGTTTCCGGTCACCAGTCACTTTCTGCACTTCACTCAGAAGTCCTTCGATGACGGCTTCAATCAAATTGTGCACGCCGCGCGGAACAATCGTTTTGCGACGGGAGGCAATAAACGCCACAACGCAAAACGCCGCCACTGAGATCCAAGCGTTCAGCAAGGAGTTTGTGACTGTGAACTGACCAATATTGAACAACGGCTCAGCTGCCAGAGCGGCGAAGCTCATCTTGAGACCGGTTGAGTTGTTGGAACGATCGGCCATACTGAGAAATCTTTTTCGCGAGGACAAGAGCCGTCAGAATGAAGGCAGCTACCAGGAGGGCGAGAAAGATGGTGGTCGGAAGGTGGAACGCGTTCTTGATCACGACCGCCGCAACTGCCGGAACCAGAATGGTCCCGAGCACGTCTGCAAACGCCCGCAAGGCAAACACATAGTATTTCCGCACATCATCCCCTGCCATAAAACGCGGGTAGTATATGTGATCCTGAGCTGAGGGTCAAGAAGAGTGTGGAGAATTACAAACCAAACAGCCTCATAGCGTTTTCTGTAGTAACCCTAGCCACTTCATCCACGCTCACCCCCTTCAACTTCGCGATAGTCTCGGCAACATGCACAACGTTACTCGGCTCGTTCCGTTTCCCGCGCATGGGTGCTGGCGATAGGTACGGCGAGTCTGTTTCAACTAAAATTTGTTCCAACGGAATCTCTTTCACAGCGGCCATGACGTTTTTGCCAAAGGTCACGATGCCGGTGATAGAAACATAAAAACCTATCTCTCTATACTTAGCGGCTTCTTCAGCTGAGCCGGTAAAACAATGAATAACGCCCCGGCGCTTCAGACCGCCGTTATCGATTTCATCCTTCAATAATTGGAATTGATCTGCGTGAGCGTCTCGGCAGTGAATGACAATCGGCTTTGACGATTGTGTCGCAAAACGCATTTGTTCACGTACCGCTAAAGACTGTTCGGCCTTTAAGGTTTCTAAATCAACCCCGGGCGGAACTCGAAAATAATCTAAACCAAATTCGCCAATCGCCACTACTTTTGGATGCTTGACTAGCTCGCCGTAATAAGCGGCGTCAAAATGTTCAGCCCGAGTCTTAATCTTCACGCCATGCGTGTGTTGAGGGTCACTCGGCGATAGCTCATTGTCATCAGCAAATTCCTGAGCGTGCAAGTGGTTCGGGTGAAGCCCGATGGTGCACCATACCCCGTCATAACGCTCGGCCAAGGCCAAACCATTCTTACTCGTCGTGGACTGGGTTCCCACGGTAATCATCCCTACGCCGTTCTTGAGCGACCGTTCGACAACCTCGTCCATATCATCCTTGAAGGCCTGGAAGTGAACGTGGCAATGCGTGTCGATGAATTTCATAGTGTTCCTACAGGACGTTCATCTTCACGAGCGCATTTATAGCATTGGACACGGTATACGACTGCACAAAAGCATTTCTAATATCACTCTGCGGGAAAAAGTTCACCGTAGCAAAGGCAATAGCTAAGGCCACCATACCAGCTTCGACCGCGCCAACCGCAAAGCCCAGGATGCTGTTCAACATGCTAATCCCGGGAATAATTGAAAGTACTTTGCGAGCCAGATCAAGCAGCGTGATCACGAAGCCCATCAGCTTCGTCAAAACCAGGGTCACCAGCAAAAAGACGATAATAAACAGAACGGGGTTACCGCTGAAATGCCAGCCGCTCACGCTTTCAAACCAGGCCACCCCCCAGGTGGCGATAACCACGGAAACTGCCAAGGCAATCAGACTGCCAGCCATCTTAACAAAGCCCTTGTGCCAGCCCTGAAGACAGAGAAGGAGTGCAAGAACTGCGAAAACAATGTCGACAAAGATTGGTTGCATAGGGGGTCATTCTGAGGAGCTCCGAGCGACGAAGAATCTGAATGGTAACCAATCAGATCCTTCACTACGTTCAGGATGACTGAACATCCTCTCGTTTCGGGAACAGTGGCTCGCCATGAATGAGCTTCTCCGTATTATAACGCTTTAGAATCTCTTCACTCGTGGCAGGGATGACCGGAGCCAAAGCACTTGCTACCCAGCGGATCATGGCCGCTAGTTCTGCCAGGGACTTCTTTGCTGCCTCTGCATCCATTTTGACGAGTCTGAAGGGAGCCTCGACGTCGATTTTGTGATTGGCCGAGTCGATGACTGTCCAAACGTGCTCGATGTACTGTTTGAAGTTGTATTCAGCGAGCGAGGCGTCGAGCGACTTGTCGAGCCCCGCATGGTCGAATACTGCCTCACCAACTACTCCTTCAAAATACTTGTTCGCCATGGCGGCTACGCGGCCGGCCAGGTTCCCCAGGTTGTTGGCTAGCTCGTTATAGCGTTCTTCCATGCGCATTTCTGAATAGTCACCGTCCGTGCCGGTTGGCATTTCGCGTAACAAGAAATAGCGGACAGCATCCGTGCCGTATTTCGCGACAAGGTCCTTTGGATTAATCACGTTGCCGAGCGACTTGCTCATCTTCTGTCCGTTTACCGTGATGAACGAGTGAATGAAGATCTGCTTGCTCATTGGTAGGCCAGCCGAAAGCAGCATGCCCTGCCACATCGCACTCTGCTGTCTCAAGTTGTCGATTCCGGCTACCTGGACACCGGGCCAGAATTTCTCGAAGTCGCCCTTCTTTGGCCAGTCGAGAGTTGAAATATAGTTTACCAGCGCATCGAACCAGACGTACATGACGTGTTCCTCGTCACCCGGCACCGCAATGCCCCACGGCATCTTTTCTTTAAGGCGCGAGATGCTGAAATCGTTCAAACCGCCTTTCACGAAGTTTTTAATCTCGTTGAACTTTTCGTTCGGGATAACGAAATCTGGGTGTGCGGCGTAATGGTCGAGAATCGCCTTCTCATACTTTGACCAGCGGAAGAAATAGTTTTCTTCATCACGAAGTTCTATCTCCATCTTCGGGTGAACCGGGCATTTGCCGTCGACGAGGTCCGAATCTGTCTTTTCGAGCTCGCAACCAACGCAATATTTGGTCTGGTACTGCTTCTTATAAATGTCACCTGACGCATCACCACGCTTCCAAAATTCCTGCGCGGCTTCGATGTGTTTCTGGTCAGTCGTGCGAATGAAATGCGTGTACGTTAAGTTGAGCTGATCGCGCAGCTCGTGAAACTTGGCCGCGTACTCATCGCAATAGGCCTTTGGGTCTACGCCGAGTTCAAGAGCTTTCTTGTAAATCTTCTGGCCGTGCTCATCAGTACCAGTATTAAAAATCACCTTATCACCTTTTGCTCGGTGATACCGTGCGATCATGTCCGCCTGGATGATCTCAAGCGCAAACCCAATATGCGGATCGGCGTTGACGTACGGAAGTGTGGTGGTGATGTAGTAGTTTGGCATAAGTGATGTCAAAGTTTGTCCAGGATATCTAGGACAAACACGGAGTTCAAGTAGCTTTAACGCTTGCCAACCACAACCACGAACTCTCCCTTCATACTCGTCTCCTTCAGGGCTTTCAGTACCTCAACAGCTGTTCCACGATATATTGTCTCATGTAACTTGGTCAGCTCGCGGCAAACCACGAGGGGCTTAGGGCAAGAGCTGAGGGACTCGAGGGCTTTTTCGATCCGATGAGTTGCTTCGTAAAATACTTGTACGTGGTCAGCCTCAATGACTTCACGGAAGAAGGTCTCTCTCCCCTTCTTGTGTGGTGGGAAGCCAAGGAAAGTGAAACGGTCGAGCGGGAATCCAGAAATCGATAGCGCGGCAATAATTGCACTCGCTCCGGGGATTGGCGTTACGGTAATTCCGTTCGCCACCGCGTCGGCCACGAGGAATCCACCAGGGTCTGAGATAGCCGGCGTTCCCGCATCTGTGACGAGCGCGATCTTCTTGCCCTCAAGGAGCATCTCGACTATGTGCTTGCGCTTGAGCGGGTCCGTGTGTTCGTGAAAACTCATCGTGCTCGGCGTAATCTTGAGATGCGCCAAGAGTCGGCTGGTGACTCGAGTGTCCTCGCACAACACAAGATCGACAGAACCAAGGATCTCCTTCGCGCGCGCAGAAATATCACCGAGGTTACCAATCGGCGTGGCGACAATGAAGAGCCTGCCCTGAGCAGGGTCGAAGGGTTGGCCTTTAGAATCCGACATTTATTTCAGTTGGCGCTGGCGTAGGCGCTGGTATGTTTGCCTGATCGAACATTTCATCGCCCAGGAGCTTGGCCGTTGGGAAATGAGAAACATAAGCGAAAGCAAAGTAGCGGGCGCTCGGGAAAATCTCCGCCAGCTGTTTGCCTTTAAGCTTACCCTTAATGCAGAGTCCTTCCGGAGTCCAACGAGAATCTGTTTCTTTGTCCTTGGTCTCGCCATTTTCCTTAATAAAGGTCAAGGTCCGGTCACCAATAGTTCGGTTGAACAGATGAACTTGGTTGTGCTCGCTCACGAACGCCACGTAATCAGCCTGACCAAAACCTGCCTCGGCTGAAAAGTAGTTTGGCTCTTTAACGAATGACAAGAACTTGGCCGTTGCCCCCACGTGCGTCTCACCGAACTGAAAATCCTGCACCACATCTTTTGAACCTAGACGAGTATCGGTTTTGTTAACCGGGAAAAAAAGCGAGGTATTCTTTTCGTAGTTGCCGTAAGGATGACGGCGGTAGTCACGAACAAAACCAGTTTCCGTAGACAGAGCCTCCCCATTGGGATTGGCCTTCTTCCAGGCATCCCAGGTCATAACAACGCTTGAGTAACGAGTGAGTGACGTGGCGTGATCATGACCAGCGACGAGCGCGCCTGAAGCCTGGTCCCACAAATTCGTAGTAGTTGAGTCGTAAAATACCGGACAGTTGTTATAAACTTGGCCGTTGTCGCCAAAGTTTCTAGTGACGCCGTCCTCAACTACGCGGTCATAGACCACCGCGCTGCCACACAAGGGCGAGTACGAAACGAGCAACTCCCTATTGCCGAACTTGTCATTCACTATCTGGTGCCAGCTTAAAATTTGAAAAGAGTAAAACCGGTGCTGACCGTCTACTTCAACATCAAGACCTTCCACCGTGTCATCCAATACTTCATCCGCCGTAGCTACCGAGACATACACAGGAGCGTTCAGGGCCGGGATACCATCCTTCCCCATGCCGTTGTCATAAAGTTCATCCGGCGGCACAAAATAGTTAACCCCGTTCTTCATGACCGGCGTGGAGTACGTGCCGCCCGCCACATTCGGCCAGCGTCCGTCAGCCGGCATAATAGACAAACGCCAAGCACGTACCGAAACTAGAAGCACGAGGACAATCAAACCGACAATTAAGGGGAGAAATTTTTGCAGCTGTTTCTTCATAGGAATGCATACAGAGTAATGGGAACTGAGTAAAACGTAAAGTGGTAAAGTATTGAAGCCTGAAATCACTCCGTAGGCTTTACGGTTTACCCATTAATACTTTATACTTACACAACCTATGATCTCCATCAACAAATCGGCTCCTAGTTTTGAAAATGTGACCTCGTATACAAAGGGCGAATTCACTAAAACAAGCCTCAAGGATTACCAAGGCGGCTGGCTTATCTTATTTTTCTACCCACGTGACTTCACTTTTATCTGCCCTACGGAAATTAAGGGCTTCCAGAAAATGGAGGCAGACTTTGCCAAACTCGGTGCAAAGGTGGTCGGCGCGTCCACGGACTCTGAGTGGAGCCATAAAAACTGGTTCGAGAAAGACTTGCCAGAAGTCACCTATCCTATCCTGGCTGATACCACGCAACGCGTCTCCAGAGACTACGGTGTGCTGAACGAAGATGACGGCAGCGCTGACCGCGGGCTATTCATCATTGATCCAGAAGGAATTGTGAAGTACGCAGTGATTTCTGCTGGCTCTGTAGGCCGCTCGGTTAAAGAAGTTCTGCGAGTACTCGAGGCACTTCAGTCCGGCGAGCTGTGTCCTGTAGAATGGGAACCTGGCGAGAAGACACTCGGAAAAGCATAATTTAGCTAATACTGGCTATATAAACAGAGAAACGGCTTGACAATAGGCCGTTTTTTTGATATACTAATTCTTGTCGAATGTGGCGGTACGTAGACCAAGAGGGGCCCTGCCTCAACTAGCGAACACGCACCACACGTTAGGCACCCAAGCCAGGACCGCGAACCCCACGACCCTAACCGGAATTGTGCCCTCTGAAATTATGGGGGTGTGCGGTAGGAGCAAGGTACGCTGTTGGGAACGGCGATCGGAACCTGGTGATTCTCTGCCAGACCGAACCTCAGACAACGAGTTAATACCTCGGGTCAGAGGTCAGATGATGAGATAGCAACGGAGGGTTCAAAAGCGCGCAGTAATTCAAAAACGCGCAGGACCCAGTCCAACCGGTGCGAACCGTGCTGGCCGGCCAAACCGACCAACAAGGAAGAGGACTAGGAAGCCGATGGTGGACGAGAGGACGCTCTCGTTAGGAAGCATCAGGCAACCGAAATATAAAAAGGCCGTGGATCCACGCACAGGCCAACGCGCACAAAAAATTAAACGCGCGTCTTGACTCGCTCGTTACGTCCTAGGGTGACTTTCCAAGTTCGCCACCGCTGAGCTCGCTCGGCGATGACGGCTCGTAACGATCGCTTGATCCCCCACTTGCAAACGATGCAAGGAGGGGGATTTCGCTTTTTATAGATACGAGAATAAATAAAAATAGTGTTGACGAGAAATTGTTAGGAGGTAATCCGACTCCAATTTCGAGACAACACTATTTTTATTTATTCGAGATTCTGAACGTACTTGACGAGCGTCCCGACTCCGAATCCTGTTCCGCCTTTTCCAACATACGTCGACAGTGGTCTCTCGGCAAAAGCGGGGCCGGCGATGTCTAAGTGAACCCACGGCGTGTTGTCCTCCACAAACTCGGCCAAGAACAAACCAGCTGTCAGAGCTCCCCCGTAACGCGAAGTTGAAATGTTACGTAGGTCCGCCACCTCAGACTTAACAAGTGAGGCGTAGCGCTCAAAGAGTGGGAGCTCCCAGGTGCGCTCCCCCGCCTCTTCAGATGCGTCCAGAACTTCTTTCATGAGCTTCTTGTCATTCCCCATAGCTCCGGCTACTTCCTCCCCCAGCGCAGCGACTACAGCACCAGTCAGCGTAGCGAGGTCGATCATCGCGTCCGGCTTCACTTCGCGCTGAATGTACGTCATCGCGTCAGCCAGCGTGAGGCGACCTTCTGCGTCCGTATTCAGTACCTCGATTGTTTTTCCGTTCATCGATTTAACGACGTCTCCAGGCTTAGTCGAGTGTCCGCTTGGCATGTTCTCAGTGGCAGCGATAACGCCGTGGATGTTTACGCGTGGTTTCAATCTGGAAAGCGTAGCAAAAAAACCAAGCACGGCCGCTGCTCCCGCCATATCGCACTTCATGGTCATCATGCCGTCAGCAGGCTTGAGTGAAAGGCCACCCGAATCGAACGTCACACCTTTCCCGACAACAGTTACAGTCTTCTTTGAGGGTCTCGGCGATTTGTAAATCAGATGAATAAACTTTGGCTCTTGCCCACTGCCTTTTGCGACAGATAAGTAAGACCCCATCCCGAGCTTCTCACATTCTGCAGCCTCGAGAATTTTTACGTCGACCATCTCGTTTGAGGACTTGGCAATTTCGATCGCTGCGTCTGCAAGGAGTGAAGGTGTCATATGTCCTCCCGGCGTGTTCACGAGGTCACGAGCTACAGTCAACCCGTCGCACAACGTCTCGGCGTGTTCCACTGCCTTCCGCATGGCCAGTAACTGCCCACGTTCTTCCGTCGCGACTACGAACAGGTCGAGATGTTTATTGCTCGCTTCCTTCTTATACGTGTCGAACGAGTAGTCGCTCAGAATCGCAGCCGTTGCTGCGGCCTCTGCAATGGCTGACTTCGACAACTCCTTAGGCAAAATCAAACCAACAGACTTCATGCCGTTTTTTCTGGCCATGCCTGTAGCCATCCCAACGGCTTCACGAATGGCCTGGAGATTTGATGACTTCTTCTCCCCCAACCCGATCACAAGAATTGCGTCCGCATTGCCACCAACCGGGAGTTGGAGCGAAACCGTCTCGTACAGCTTCCCCGCAAATCCTGTCCGCTCAACAGACACCATGAATCTATCGACAAGTTCCGCCGGAATCCCCTTCACGTTCTTAATGCTAAAAGTCTTCCCGCCAAACACCGGAATAACAATCAGGTTCGCCTGACATGTTCCCGCCGTAGCCTTGAGGACGTTGATCTGCATATAGTGTATTTTTCGCGCATTTTTGGAGATTAGTCAACCCTTGTGTCTCTCCTATCTTTATGATAGTGTTTACGGTTACTTTGGAGGTCCCCATGCTCCCCTTTTCAGCGTTCGTGCTCTCTACGCTCATTGTGGTAACTGCCTTAATAGATTTCTTCCTGCCACGCTCCACCTGTTTCAGGGAGTACGTCATTGCCATCCGGGTGGCACTCTTAGTTCTTTCCGTCTTTACCGTCGCCATAGGTGGTCTGACAAAGGAGCAGATATACTTCACCATATCCTACAGCGCCATTCTCGGCGGTAATCTGCTGAGCCTGGCAACCGGGATCTATAGCTGGGTGCAGCCCCACGAGAAGTCCGCGCCAAACGGAAGGAAGTCCGTACCAGACGGAAAAAATGTTTTCGAGCCTCCAGGCAGTGACTCGTGAGCCGGCAGAACCACGCTGCCGGCAATTATTTTTAAAATATGCTAAGGCTTGACGAAAATTTGGGTTACTGTATAATCCCGGCCATATTATTGGGTCGATTTTATGCCACAACGACAACACACATCCCGCAAGGACCAGAACGCTATGTTCGCTGTTAAGCGAAAGGAGGCTGAGTTCCGCCGCCGCAAGCAGAAGGCCCTCCGTCTTGGAAAGCTGGAAGCGAAAGCCAAAGCAAAGTAAAAATGAACCGCCTATAGACGAAAGTCAGGGCGGTTTTACTTTTGTGCGTCTTTTCGCTAAGGTAACGCGAGTTCATTCAACCCGTACACGGAGGCAATCATGGTTACGCTTCCGTACTTCACGGACGTCCATTTTGATCAGGTCATGCGCCAAGAACTGCAAATGACCAGACTGGCACTGGCCTCAGAACGAAACATCATCTTCCGAACCTTTCCCTGTCTCATGGGTAATGAGTCACGGCGCGTCCTCAGAGACAAACGCTACCGCTTTCTCTGCTGGTTCATAGCCATGTGCGAACACTGGAATACGTGCGTCACCCTATGTTCGGAACTTGATGACATGGTCCGAGCGGATCTACTAGCCGAGAACGAGGACATAATGGTGGTGGCTCACGCGGTGTTCCAGCTCGAGGCATTAAAGCAAGCAGTCAGTACGCAAATCACGCTGGCTGAGCATTTGACCAGCGAGTTCGGTCCGATGGGCACAGCTCCCGCGACAAAAGGACGCCACGTCCGGACAACCCACGTCAAAGAGCTCGCCATGTCACTCGAGCGAACCGCCGCTCGACTCCGCAAATTGTATCCTCATGGACCGTAATCCGCCTTCCCAGCGCATGGGTCTGGCGGATTTTTTATAGCGCCTCTTTCAACCACTGTCCGTTTTCGAAAACAACCGTACCGTCGATCAGCACCCGCGTGACATCAGCAAAAACATCAACGTGGAACTTTGAGTGCTTGCGCGAGAATCCCTCTTTTGCATAAATTGCATGTTTGCCACCGAGGGAGAAATGCACACCGCATTTACGCTCGTAGGTTCCAATATCTGGCACCGTTCGCTCTTTAGTGAAGGCTCGGTTCAAACTGAGACCGAGCTCACGCAGGATAGCAATCTCTTCACGCACCTCTTCAAGGACTGCATCAAATTCCGGTGTTGAATTTCTCGTGTCGACCACAACGCCATGCTCGACGATAATTTCAATAGGTTCAGGGGGAATATTCGTAAAGAAATGACGATCGCCAAACGCGTGCAGCTTTACCGAACCATTCACGTTCTCTAAGTTTTTTGGTTCAGTAAACACCTCGCCGATTGGGAACAT
This window encodes:
- a CDS encoding ATP synthase F0 subunit C, translated to MNAETMLLIAKALAIAVGGFAPAFSIGLIGYAAMNSIGRNPDAAGKIFVPMLLGMAFAEAIAIYALIIAFTL
- the atpB gene encoding F0F1 ATP synthase subunit A, producing the protein MADRSNNSTGLKMSFAALAAEPLFNIGQFTVTNSLLNAWISVAAFCVVAFIASRRKTIVPRGVHNLIEAVIEGLLSEVQKVTGDRKRALMFFPVVATLFLYILVNNWMGLLPGTGTIGWTGGEHGFLPLFRPAAADLNFTLAIAVFSVAIVQIAGVKATGLVNYGSKFMNIRGIFLAIPKGPTAIAVAIIEFGVGLIEIVSEFAKIVSLSLRLFGNVFAGEILIGVMMSLFSFVLPIPFMFLEILVGAIQATVFSILVLAFLTVATDSHGHGDEEHHEAKAH
- a CDS encoding TatD family hydrolase → MKFIDTHCHVHFQAFKDDMDEVVERSLKNGVGMITVGTQSTTSKNGLALAERYDGVWCTIGLHPNHLHAQEFADDNELSPSDPQHTHGVKIKTRAEHFDAAYYGELVKHPKVVAIGEFGLDYFRVPPGVDLETLKAEQSLAVREQMRFATQSSKPIVIHCRDAHADQFQLLKDEIDNGGLKRRGVIHCFTGSAEEAAKYREIGFYVSITGIVTFGKNVMAAVKEIPLEQILVETDSPYLSPAPMRGKRNEPSNVVHVAETIAKLKGVSVDEVARVTTENAMRLFGL
- a CDS encoding CvpA family protein — encoded protein: MQPIFVDIVFAVLALLLCLQGWHKGFVKMAGSLIALAVSVVIATWGVAWFESVSGWHFSGNPVLFIIVFLLVTLVLTKLMGFVITLLDLARKVLSIIPGISMLNSILGFAVGAVEAGMVALAIAFATVNFFPQSDIRNAFVQSYTVSNAINALVKMNVL
- the metG gene encoding methionine--tRNA ligase, giving the protein MPNYYITTTLPYVNADPHIGFALEIIQADMIARYHRAKGDKVIFNTGTDEHGQKIYKKALELGVDPKAYCDEYAAKFHELRDQLNLTYTHFIRTTDQKHIEAAQEFWKRGDASGDIYKKQYQTKYCVGCELEKTDSDLVDGKCPVHPKMEIELRDEENYFFRWSKYEKAILDHYAAHPDFVIPNEKFNEIKNFVKGGLNDFSISRLKEKMPWGIAVPGDEEHVMYVWFDALVNYISTLDWPKKGDFEKFWPGVQVAGIDNLRQQSAMWQGMLLSAGLPMSKQIFIHSFITVNGQKMSKSLGNVINPKDLVAKYGTDAVRYFLLREMPTGTDGDYSEMRMEERYNELANNLGNLAGRVAAMANKYFEGVVGEAVFDHAGLDKSLDASLAEYNFKQYIEHVWTVIDSANHKIDVEAPFRLVKMDAEAAKKSLAELAAMIRWVASALAPVIPATSEEILKRYNTEKLIHGEPLFPKREDVQSS
- the rsmI gene encoding 16S rRNA (cytidine(1402)-2'-O)-methyltransferase codes for the protein MSDSKGQPFDPAQGRLFIVATPIGNLGDISARAKEILGSVDLVLCEDTRVTSRLLAHLKITPSTMSFHEHTDPLKRKHIVEMLLEGKKIALVTDAGTPAISDPGGFLVADAVANGITVTPIPGASAIIAALSISGFPLDRFTFLGFPPHKKGRETFFREVIEADHVQVFYEATHRIEKALESLSSCPKPLVVCRELTKLHETIYRGTAVEVLKALKETSMKGEFVVVVGKR
- a CDS encoding DUF3179 domain-containing (seleno)protein translates to MKKQLQKFLPLIVGLIVLVLLVSVRAWRLSIMPADGRWPNVAGGTYSTPVMKNGVNYFVPPDELYDNGMGKDGIPALNAPVYVSVATADEVLDDTVEGLDVEVDGQHRFYSFQILSWHQIVNDKFGNRELLVSYSPLCGSAVVYDRVVEDGVTRNFGDNGQVYNNCPVFYDSTTTNLWDQASGALVAGHDHATSLTRYSSVVMTWDAWKKANPNGEALSTETGFVRDYRRHPYGNYEKNTSLFFPVNKTDTRLGSKDVVQDFQFGETHVGATAKFLSFVKEPNYFSAEAGFGQADYVAFVSEHNQVHLFNRTIGDRTLTFIKENGETKDKETDSRWTPEGLCIKGKLKGKQLAEIFPSARYFAFAYVSHFPTAKLLGDEMFDQANIPAPTPAPTEINVGF
- a CDS encoding peroxiredoxin, giving the protein MISINKSAPSFENVTSYTKGEFTKTSLKDYQGGWLILFFYPRDFTFICPTEIKGFQKMEADFAKLGAKVVGASTDSEWSHKNWFEKDLPEVTYPILADTTQRVSRDYGVLNEDDGSADRGLFIIDPEGIVKYAVISAGSVGRSVKEVLRVLEALQSGELCPVEWEPGEKTLGKA
- a CDS encoding leucyl aminopeptidase; amino-acid sequence: MQINVLKATAGTCQANLIVIPVFGGKTFSIKNVKGIPAELVDRFMVSVERTGFAGKLYETVSLQLPVGGNADAILVIGLGEKKSSNLQAIREAVGMATGMARKNGMKSVGLILPKELSKSAIAEAAATAAILSDYSFDTYKKEASNKHLDLFVVATEERGQLLAMRKAVEHAETLCDGLTVARDLVNTPGGHMTPSLLADAAIEIAKSSNEMVDVKILEAAECEKLGMGSYLSVAKGSGQEPKFIHLIYKSPRPSKKTVTVVGKGVTFDSGGLSLKPADGMMTMKCDMAGAAAVLGFFATLSRLKPRVNIHGVIAATENMPSGHSTKPGDVVKSMNGKTIEVLNTDAEGRLTLADAMTYIQREVKPDAMIDLATLTGAVVAALGEEVAGAMGNDKKLMKEVLDASEEAGERTWELPLFERYASLVKSEVADLRNISTSRYGGALTAGLFLAEFVEDNTPWVHLDIAGPAFAERPLSTYVGKGGTGFGVGTLVKYVQNLE